TCGGGGCGGACCTCCCCCGTGAAGACGACGATCTCCTCGTCGGGAATCTCGAGGGCCTCGCGATAGAACTCGGCGTGTTGCTCGACGAGGGGTTTCGTCGGCGCGAGAAAGAGCGATTTGCCGCCGAGGTCGTTGAGCCGTTCGGCGGTGACGAGCAGGCTCACCGTCGTCTTGCCGAGTCCGGTGGGAAGGCACACGAGCGTGTGGGCGGCCTTCGCCGTGCCGGCGAGTTGGATCTGGTAGAGCCGGCGTTCGATGAACCCCGGCGTGAGGAGGGGATGATCCACCCGGGGGATCTGCTCGTCCGTGGCGGCCATTGGCTCGTTTTGTTCGTTCTCGGGGTTAAGGGTTCGTGTAGCGGGGTGGAAGTGGAGAACCGGCCTCAGACGGCCGCGACGCCGATCCACATCGCGATTGCCGCCCCGATCGGGATCGTCAGGTTGTCGTCGACGATGTACCCGCGGATCGAAACCAGATAGCCGTCGGCGGCGGTCGCCGCGAGCGCGCCGAACAGGGCCGCCACGAGCGGGACGAACGCCAGCGCGAACAGCAGGCAGACCGAGAAGACCGCCCCGAGCGCGAGCGGTGACTTCGTCTCCCGGCCCTTTCCGAGATACCCGCCGACGGGGTCGCCGACCGCGAGCATGAACATCGCGGGCACGCCGATCGAGGGGGGGAACAAGAGCGCCACGACGGCCATCCCGACCGTGTACAGCGCGTAGCCCGCGACCTTCTCGCGTTCGTACTCGCGGGTGAGGTTCTCGTAGATCCACCAGTCGAGCCCCGAGCGGAGCCGCACGAGTTCGAGGCCCATCGCGACCCCCACGCCGAGTGCGAGGGCCCAGCCCAACTGCTCCCACGTGAGGACGCCGAGCAGGTAGCTCGCGGGCGCCAACGCGCCGCTGGCGTGTACCAGCCGTCGGCCGATCTCTGCCACTACTCCGGCGCGTTCTCGGCCCCGGCCGATAGTTCTTCGTATTCGTCGCCGAGCGCGCCGAACGTCCGGTCGCCCTCGCGCAGGCCGGCGAGAACGCCCGCCAGATCCGCGATCGGCACCCGAACTTGGGAGGTCGAGTCCCGGTCACGAAGCGTCACCGTTCCGTCCCCCTCGGTCTCGTAGTCGACGGTCACGCAGAAGGGCGTCCCGACCTCGTCCTGTCTCCTGTACCGGCGGCCGATGTTGCCCGAGTCGTCGTAGGCGACCTCCAGGCCCGCCTCCCGGAGGTCGTTTGCGATCTCGCGGGCGCGCTCGCCGAGGCCGTCCCGATCCATCAGCGGGAACACCCCGACGGTCGTCGGTGCCATCTCCGGGGCGAGCGAGAGGTAGCTCCGCTGCTCGCCGTCGACCTCGTCCTCGCGGTAGGCGTGCGCGACGAGGGTGTACAGGGTCCGGCCGACCCCGAAGGAGGGCTCGACCACGTGGGGCGTGACGTGCTCGCCCGATTCCGTGACCTCCTCGACGGCGAACCCGGTCTTTTCCATCGGTATCTCGTGGGTCTCGCCGTCCACCTCGACCGCGACCGTCTCGCCGTCTCGCGGCTCGTCGCCGCTCGAACGGTCCGCGGAACTCCGTTCCGCGCGCTCGAACGCGGCCCGATCACGCTCGGCCAGCCGTTCGAGCGCGTCGGCGATCTCCCCGGCCGCCCCGCCGAATTCGGGACCCAAGTAGCTCATGTCGGGGTCGACCGTGGCGCGCTCGGTCGTGATGGGCTCGTCGTACTGCTCGAACACCGAAAAGTCCTCGCCGGAGTGCTCGGCGTGTTTCGAGAGGTCGTAGTCGCCCCGGTAGGCGAAGCCGGCGATCTCGACCCAGTCCCCGCCGAGTTCGGCCTCGGCGTCCCAGCAATCGGAGGCGTAGTGGGCCCGTTCACCAGGTAGGTGCTGGCGGAACCTGAACCGGTCCACGTCGACGCCGACCCGCTCGTACCACTCCTGGGCGATCCCGAGGTAGTAGGCGACCCACTCGTTCGCGATGATCCCTTCCCCGACCGCGTCCCCGATCGTCGTCCGAACGTACTCGGTTCCGTCCTCGCGCTGGTTCTCGATCGGATACAGCGTCACCTTGACGTCCGCGACCCGCGAGAGGTCGGGTTTGTCGCGTTCGGGGTCGACGAACTGCTCCAACTCGGCCTGCGTGAACTCGCGGACCCGGATCACGCCCTTCCGGGGGCTGATCTCGTTGCGGTAGGCGGGCCCGATCTGGGTGACGCCGAAGGGGAGTTGATTCCTCGCGTACTCGGCGAGCTGGGGGAACTCGACGAAGATCCCCTGGGCCGTCTCGGGGCGCATGTAGCCCTGCTGACCGGAGCCGGGCCCGATGGTGGTCTCGAACATCAGGTTGAACTCCTCGATGGGCTCGCCGGCGAGGGCGGCCCCACACGAGGGACAGACGAGGTCGTGCTCGCGGATCAGCTCCTCGACCTCGGGGATCGGGATCGCCTCGGCGTCCTCGATCCCCGTGGTGTCCTCGATCAGGTGGTCGGCGCGGTGGCTCTCGCCGCACTCCGCACACTCGACGAGCATGTCGTCGAACCCGTCGAGGTGGCCCGACGCCTCGAAGACCGCCTCGGGCATGATCGTCGGGGCCTCGATCTCCTGGTTGCCCTCTTTTACGGTGAAGCGGTCGCGCCAGGCGTCCTCGAGGTGGCGCTTGAGCGCCGCGCCCTCGGGGCCGTAGGTGTAGAAGCCGGCGACGCCGCCGTAGACGCCGTTCGAGGGGAAGAAGAAGCCACGGCGTTTGGCGAGCTCCGCGACGTCGCGCCCCTCACGCCCGCTCATCGAGCGCCTCCAGGAGGTGGGTGTCCTGTAGGATCCCGATCAGCTCGTTGCCGCTGGTCATCGGGATCTGCTCGATGTCGTGGCGGATCATGAGCTGGGCGGCCTCCCTGGCCGTGCGCCGTTTCGTCACCGTCACCACGTCCTCGGTCATGAACTCCCGCACCGGCGCGTCCGGGATCTCGACGTTGCGGGTCGGGAGATACCGGTTCCCGACGGCCTTGATGCTCTCCCACTTCCAGTCGTCGTCGTCGCCGGCCATGCTGTCGCCGGTTCGTTCCTCGCCCTCGACGACCTCGGCGACCTCGATGATGTCGACCTCGGTGAGGATCCCGCAGGGCTCGCCCTCGTCGTCGAGCACCACCGCGTACGGCTCGTCGGCGTAGTAGAGTTCGCGCTCGGCGACGGGCAGGGGCGTCTCGGCGTGGATGCAGTTGACGTGTCGGGCGGCGAGCCCGCCGACCTCGACGTCGCCCTCGACGTCGCCGTTGGCGATCGCGTGGATCACGTCCGTGATCGTCACGATCCCCTCTAGCTGCCCGTCGACGACGGGGACGCGACGGGCGCCCTCCCGGAGCATCAGGCCCGCGAGCTCCTCGATCGAGGTCTCCTCGGTCGTCGTCGGGACCTCCTCCAACAGCAGCGCGAGCTGATCCTCGTCGGGCTGCTCGATCAGCCCCTCGCGCGAGACCAGCCCGCGGAACTCCTCGGTGCCGTTCTCGTTCTTGAC
The sequence above is drawn from the Halalkalicoccus sp. NIPERK01 genome and encodes:
- a CDS encoding dolichol kinase; protein product: MAEIGRRLVHASGALAPASYLLGVLTWEQLGWALALGVGVAMGLELVRLRSGLDWWIYENLTREYEREKVAGYALYTVGMAVVALLFPPSIGVPAMFMLAVGDPVGGYLGKGRETKSPLALGAVFSVCLLFALAFVPLVAALFGALAATAADGYLVSIRGYIVDDNLTIPIGAAIAMWIGVAAV
- the glyS gene encoding glycine--tRNA ligase gives rise to the protein MSGREGRDVAELAKRRGFFFPSNGVYGGVAGFYTYGPEGAALKRHLEDAWRDRFTVKEGNQEIEAPTIMPEAVFEASGHLDGFDDMLVECAECGESHRADHLIEDTTGIEDAEAIPIPEVEELIREHDLVCPSCGAALAGEPIEEFNLMFETTIGPGSGQQGYMRPETAQGIFVEFPQLAEYARNQLPFGVTQIGPAYRNEISPRKGVIRVREFTQAELEQFVDPERDKPDLSRVADVKVTLYPIENQREDGTEYVRTTIGDAVGEGIIANEWVAYYLGIAQEWYERVGVDVDRFRFRQHLPGERAHYASDCWDAEAELGGDWVEIAGFAYRGDYDLSKHAEHSGEDFSVFEQYDEPITTERATVDPDMSYLGPEFGGAAGEIADALERLAERDRAAFERAERSSADRSSGDEPRDGETVAVEVDGETHEIPMEKTGFAVEEVTESGEHVTPHVVEPSFGVGRTLYTLVAHAYREDEVDGEQRSYLSLAPEMAPTTVGVFPLMDRDGLGERAREIANDLREAGLEVAYDDSGNIGRRYRRQDEVGTPFCVTVDYETEGDGTVTLRDRDSTSQVRVPIADLAGVLAGLREGDRTFGALGDEYEELSAGAENAPE
- a CDS encoding CBS domain-containing protein, giving the protein MKVADAMTPRSALVTVELPGSRDDALEYLQEREFSSVPVVKNENGTEEFRGLVSREGLIEQPDEDQLALLLEEVPTTTEETSIEELAGLMLREGARRVPVVDGQLEGIVTITDVIHAIANGDVEGDVEVGGLAARHVNCIHAETPLPVAERELYYADEPYAVVLDDEGEPCGILTEVDIIEVAEVVEGEERTGDSMAGDDDDWKWESIKAVGNRYLPTRNVEIPDAPVREFMTEDVVTVTKRRTAREAAQLMIRHDIEQIPMTSGNELIGILQDTHLLEALDERA